A part of Micromonospora chersina genomic DNA contains:
- the tsaB gene encoding tRNA (adenosine(37)-N6)-threonylcarbamoyltransferase complex dimerization subunit type 1 TsaB, translating to MLVLVVDSSTPAVTAALVEVSAAGVAARAQRCTVDARAHGELLAPQVDAVLADVGARPADLAAIVAGLGPGPFTGLRVGLVTAATMGQVLGIPTYGVCSLDGIGHPVAAGEPVLAASDARRREVYWAVYDGAGQRIAGPNVDTPAVAAERARDLAVTAAVGDGAHRYADVLALPVREEPRYPDALALARLAAERIRAGAPGEPLTPLYLRRPDAVAATGHKPVLQ from the coding sequence GTGCTCGTACTCGTGGTGGACTCCTCGACGCCCGCGGTGACCGCGGCGCTTGTCGAGGTCTCGGCGGCCGGTGTCGCGGCCCGCGCGCAGCGGTGCACTGTCGACGCCCGGGCGCACGGCGAGTTGCTCGCCCCGCAGGTCGACGCGGTGCTCGCCGACGTCGGCGCCCGCCCCGCCGACCTGGCCGCGATCGTCGCCGGGCTCGGTCCCGGGCCGTTCACGGGGCTGCGGGTCGGCCTGGTCACCGCCGCCACCATGGGCCAGGTGCTCGGCATCCCCACGTACGGGGTCTGCTCGCTGGACGGGATCGGCCACCCGGTGGCCGCCGGCGAGCCGGTGCTGGCGGCGAGCGACGCCCGCCGCCGGGAGGTCTACTGGGCCGTCTACGACGGGGCCGGCCAGCGCATCGCCGGGCCGAACGTGGACACCCCGGCGGTCGCCGCCGAGCGGGCCCGGGACCTGGCCGTCACGGCCGCGGTCGGTGACGGCGCGCACCGGTACGCGGACGTCCTCGCCCTGCCGGTGCGGGAGGAGCCGCGCTACCCGGACGCCCTGGCGCTGGCCCGCCTGGCCGCCGAGCGGATCCGCGCGGGCGCCCCCGGCGAGCCGCTCACCCCGCTCTACCTGCGCCGCCCCGACGCGGTCGCGGCCACCGGCCACAAGCCGGTCCTGCAATGA
- the rimI gene encoding ribosomal protein S18-alanine N-acetyltransferase gives MSQVRLGRFRWWHVEQVLPLEADLFGAERWSPAMFWNELANGHHYLVATDDDGTVLGYAGLMVAPPDEAWVQNIAVRRDAQRRGIGRLLLEALLAEAARQGVRSTLLEVAADNAPAQRLYAMYGFEPIGVRRGYYQPSNTDALVMQRNED, from the coding sequence ATGAGTCAGGTCCGACTGGGCCGGTTCCGCTGGTGGCACGTCGAGCAGGTGCTGCCGCTGGAGGCGGACCTGTTCGGCGCCGAGCGGTGGTCCCCGGCGATGTTCTGGAACGAGTTGGCCAACGGCCACCACTACCTGGTCGCCACCGACGACGACGGCACGGTCCTCGGCTACGCGGGGCTCATGGTGGCGCCGCCGGACGAGGCGTGGGTGCAGAACATCGCGGTCCGCCGGGACGCGCAGCGCCGGGGGATCGGCCGGCTGCTGCTGGAGGCGCTGCTGGCCGAGGCGGCCCGGCAGGGGGTGCGCAGCACGCTGCTGGAGGTCGCCGCGGACAACGCGCCCGCGCAGCGGCTCTACGCGATGTACGGCTTCGAGCCGATCGGCGTGCGCCGCGGCTACTACCAACCGAGCAACACCGACGCGCTGGTCATGCAGCGCAACGAGGACTGA
- the tsaD gene encoding tRNA (adenosine(37)-N6)-threonylcarbamoyltransferase complex transferase subunit TsaD gives MADEPLILGIETSCDETGVGIVRGHTLLADALASSVEEHARFGGVVPEVASRAHLEAIVPTMDRALREAGVTIADIDAIAVTSGPGLAGALLVGVAAAKGYAVAAEKPVYGVNHLAAHVAVDTLEHGPLPEPAIALLVSGGHSSLLRVDDLAREVTPLGSTIDDAAGEAFDKVARLLGLPFPGGPFIDREARAGDPAAIAFPRGLTAPKDLAGHRFDFSFSGLKTAVARWVEARQRAGEAVPVADVAASFQEAVCDVLVGKALDACRSSGIDTLVIGGGVAANSRLRAMAEHRAAKHGVRVRTPRPKLCTDNGAMVAALGSHLVAAGVAPSRLDLPADSAMPLTVVSV, from the coding sequence ATGGCTGACGAACCACTGATCCTCGGCATCGAGACGTCGTGCGACGAGACCGGGGTGGGCATCGTCCGCGGGCACACCCTGCTCGCCGACGCGCTGGCCTCCAGCGTCGAGGAGCACGCCCGGTTCGGCGGCGTGGTGCCCGAGGTGGCCAGCCGCGCCCACCTGGAGGCCATCGTGCCGACGATGGACCGGGCGCTGCGCGAGGCCGGTGTGACGATCGCCGACATCGACGCGATCGCCGTCACCTCCGGGCCGGGCCTGGCCGGCGCGCTGCTCGTCGGTGTCGCCGCCGCCAAGGGGTACGCGGTGGCCGCCGAGAAGCCGGTGTACGGGGTGAACCACCTCGCCGCGCACGTGGCCGTGGACACCCTGGAGCACGGCCCGCTGCCCGAGCCGGCCATCGCACTGCTGGTCTCCGGCGGGCACTCCTCGCTGCTGCGCGTCGACGACCTGGCCCGGGAGGTCACCCCGCTCGGCTCGACAATCGACGACGCGGCCGGCGAGGCGTTCGACAAGGTGGCCCGGCTGCTCGGGCTCCCCTTCCCGGGCGGCCCGTTCATCGACCGGGAGGCGCGGGCCGGCGACCCGGCGGCGATCGCCTTCCCGCGCGGGCTGACCGCGCCGAAGGACCTGGCCGGGCACCGCTTCGACTTCTCCTTCTCGGGGCTGAAGACGGCGGTGGCCCGCTGGGTGGAGGCGCGGCAGCGGGCCGGCGAGGCGGTGCCGGTGGCCGACGTGGCCGCGTCCTTCCAGGAGGCGGTCTGCGACGTGCTGGTCGGCAAGGCGCTGGACGCCTGCCGGAGCAGCGGCATCGACACCCTGGTGATCGGCGGTGGGGTGGCGGCCAACTCGCGGCTGCGGGCCATGGCGGAGCACCGGGCCGCGAAGCACGGCGTCCGGGTGCGTACGCCCCGGCCGAAGCTCTGCACCGACAACGGCGCCATGGTGGCCGCGCTCGGCTCGCACCTGGTCGCCGCGGGCGTCGCCCCGAGCCGGCTGGACCTGCCGGCCGACTCCGCCATGCCGCTGACCGTGGTCAGTGTCTGA
- a CDS encoding ABC transporter ATP-binding protein encodes MRFSPAGDPGTPDTRSATRYLVWLAGRHPLLFGGAIALGVTWMLAQALMPAAVGRAIDAGLTHRDPDALLRWGLVLLGLGVVQATTGILRHRCAAHNWLGAAYRTVQVTVDATNRLGAALPRRVAAGEVVSIGTADIEHVGSAIDITARGTGAVVAIATVSAILLTASVPLGLVVVLGVPLLMALVALLIRPLHRQQAAYRESTGELTARAGDIVSGLRVLRGVGGEPVLGARYREQSQALRADGLRVARVESLIQAAQILLPGVFVVLVTWLGARFALRGEISAGQLVSFYGYTAFLVSPLRNLTEAADKLTRGHVAARRVVRLLRLAPEFTDPARPVPVPEGPGELVDVRSGLVLRPGRLTALAATAPEDAAEIADRLGRYVDGDVTLHGVPLRDVALATVRERILVADNDAQLFSGALRTELDPRDRGDRDAVEAALVAASATDIVEALPGGLDSPVAERGREFSGGQRQRLRLARALVADPETLVLVEPTSAVDAHTEARIADRLADARRGRTTLVCTTSPLVLGRAEHVVFVEDGKVVAEGRHDELLAAEPRYRAAVSREEDR; translated from the coding sequence ATGCGTTTCTCACCCGCCGGCGATCCCGGCACCCCCGACACCCGGTCCGCCACCCGTTACCTGGTCTGGCTCGCCGGTCGGCACCCGCTGCTCTTCGGCGGCGCCATCGCCCTCGGTGTCACCTGGATGCTGGCCCAGGCGCTGATGCCGGCCGCCGTCGGCCGGGCCATCGACGCCGGCCTCACCCACCGCGACCCGGACGCCCTGCTCCGCTGGGGTCTCGTCCTGCTCGGGCTGGGCGTCGTCCAGGCGACGACCGGCATCCTGCGGCACCGCTGCGCGGCGCACAACTGGCTCGGCGCCGCCTACCGGACGGTGCAGGTCACCGTGGACGCCACCAACCGGCTCGGCGCCGCGCTGCCTCGCCGGGTCGCCGCGGGTGAGGTGGTCAGCATCGGCACGGCCGACATCGAGCACGTCGGCAGCGCGATCGACATCACGGCCCGGGGCACCGGCGCGGTGGTCGCCATCGCCACGGTGTCGGCGATCCTGCTCACCGCCTCCGTGCCGCTCGGCCTCGTGGTGGTGCTCGGGGTGCCGCTGCTCATGGCGCTCGTGGCGCTGCTGATCCGGCCGCTGCACCGGCAGCAGGCGGCGTACCGGGAGTCGACCGGCGAGCTGACCGCCCGGGCCGGCGACATCGTGTCCGGGCTGCGGGTGCTGCGCGGGGTGGGCGGCGAGCCGGTGCTGGGCGCCCGCTACCGGGAGCAGTCCCAGGCGCTGCGGGCCGACGGCCTGCGGGTGGCCCGGGTGGAGTCGCTGATCCAGGCCGCGCAGATCCTGCTGCCCGGCGTCTTCGTGGTGCTGGTGACCTGGCTTGGGGCGCGGTTCGCGCTGCGCGGCGAGATCAGCGCCGGCCAGTTGGTCTCGTTCTACGGCTACACGGCGTTCCTGGTCAGCCCGCTGCGCAACCTCACCGAGGCGGCCGACAAGCTGACCCGGGGGCACGTGGCGGCCCGCCGGGTGGTGCGGCTGCTCCGCCTCGCCCCCGAGTTCACCGACCCGGCGCGCCCGGTGCCGGTGCCCGAGGGCCCGGGCGAGCTGGTGGACGTGCGCTCCGGGCTGGTGCTGCGGCCGGGCCGGCTCACCGCGCTGGCCGCCACCGCGCCCGAGGACGCCGCCGAGATCGCCGACCGGCTCGGCCGGTACGTCGACGGGGACGTGACGCTGCACGGCGTACCGCTGCGGGACGTGGCGCTGGCGACGGTGCGCGAGCGGATCCTGGTGGCCGACAACGACGCGCAGCTGTTCAGCGGCGCGCTCCGCACGGAGCTGGACCCGCGCGACCGGGGGGATCGGGACGCCGTCGAGGCGGCGCTGGTGGCGGCGAGCGCCACGGACATCGTCGAGGCGCTGCCCGGCGGCCTGGACAGCCCGGTCGCCGAGCGCGGCCGGGAGTTCTCCGGCGGGCAGCGGCAGCGGCTGCGGCTGGCGCGGGCGCTGGTCGCCGACCCGGAGACGCTCGTCCTGGTCGAGCCGACAAGCGCGGTGGACGCGCACACCGAGGCGCGGATCGCCGACCGGCTGGCCGACGCCCGCCGCGGCCGGACCACGCTTGTCTGCACCACCAGCCCGCTGGTGCTCGGCCGCGCCGAGCACGTCGTCTTCGTGGAGGACGGCAAGGTGGTCGCCGAGGGCCGCCACGACGAACTGCTCGCCGCCGAGCCCCGGTACCGGGCCGCGGTGAGCCGGGAGGAGGACCGGTGA
- a CDS encoding ABC transporter ATP-binding protein — MSNALPVADARQVRRYARELARRHPRGLAAALGLHALAAAAGLVAPRLLGDLVEGISRGVGAVTVDRVALAIAGFVVAQSVLVRFAHLASARLGERVLAELREEFVDRVLALPLSTVERAGTGDLLTRTSRDVAALSRTVRFAAPETLIAAVTVLLILGALVLTGPLLVVPCLLAVPLLVAGTRWYLRRAPAGYLRENAAYSDITDGISETVEGARTTEALRQQARRRARTDADIRRSYAAEYYTLNLRTVFFPIAEIGYLLPVVGTLLLGGWFYLEGWASLGQVTAATLYAQQLVDPVDRLLSWLDEFQVGGASLARLLGVAEPAEADGKPAEADGKPAEAAPVTDDGRLAAHDVRYAYRAGHDVLHGVTLVPRPGEKLAMVGPSGAGKSTLGRLLAGVHAPRAGAVTVDGRPLSELPLAELRTHVALVSQEHHVFIGTLTDNVAMVRPDAGPAEVRAALAAVDALDWAEALPDGLDTRVGAGGHPLSPAQAQQLALARLVLADPHTLVLDEATSLIDPRAARALERSLAAVLQGRTVIAIAHRLFSAHDADRVAVVEDGRITELGSHDELVAAGGPYAALWRSWHG, encoded by the coding sequence GTGAGCAACGCCCTGCCCGTCGCCGACGCGCGGCAGGTCCGCCGGTACGCGCGGGAGCTGGCCCGCCGGCACCCGCGCGGCCTGGCCGCCGCGCTCGGCCTGCACGCGCTCGCCGCGGCGGCCGGCCTGGTCGCGCCCCGGCTCCTCGGTGACCTCGTCGAGGGCATCTCGCGCGGCGTCGGCGCGGTCACCGTCGACCGGGTCGCCCTGGCCATCGCCGGTTTCGTGGTGGCCCAGTCGGTGCTGGTCCGCTTCGCCCACCTGGCCTCGGCCCGGCTGGGCGAGCGGGTCCTCGCCGAGCTGCGCGAGGAGTTCGTCGACCGGGTGCTCGCCCTGCCGCTGTCCACGGTGGAGCGGGCCGGCACCGGCGACCTGCTCACCCGCACCTCCCGGGACGTCGCCGCGCTGTCCCGGACGGTCCGGTTCGCCGCCCCGGAGACGCTGATCGCGGCGGTCACCGTGCTGCTGATCCTGGGCGCGCTGGTGCTGACCGGCCCGCTGCTGGTGGTGCCCTGCCTGCTCGCGGTGCCCCTGCTGGTCGCCGGCACCCGCTGGTACCTGCGCCGGGCGCCGGCCGGCTACCTGCGGGAGAACGCCGCCTACTCGGACATCACCGACGGGATCAGCGAGACGGTCGAGGGGGCGCGGACCACCGAGGCGCTGCGGCAGCAGGCCCGCCGCCGGGCCCGCACCGACGCGGACATCCGCCGGTCGTACGCGGCCGAGTACTACACGCTCAACCTGCGGACGGTCTTCTTCCCGATCGCCGAGATCGGCTACCTGCTGCCGGTGGTCGGCACCCTGCTGCTCGGCGGCTGGTTCTACCTGGAGGGCTGGGCCAGCCTCGGGCAGGTCACCGCGGCCACCCTCTACGCCCAGCAGCTGGTGGACCCGGTCGACCGGCTGCTCTCCTGGCTGGACGAGTTCCAGGTCGGCGGCGCCTCGCTGGCCCGGCTGCTCGGCGTGGCCGAGCCGGCGGAGGCTGACGGCAAGCCGGCGGAGGCTGACGGCAAGCCGGCGGAGGCCGCGCCGGTCACCGACGACGGGCGGCTCGCCGCCCACGACGTCCGGTACGCGTACCGCGCCGGTCACGACGTGCTGCACGGGGTGACCCTGGTGCCCCGGCCGGGGGAGAAGCTGGCCATGGTCGGCCCGTCCGGCGCGGGGAAGTCCACGCTGGGTCGCCTGCTGGCCGGGGTGCACGCGCCGCGCGCCGGCGCGGTGACCGTGGACGGCCGGCCGCTGTCCGAGCTGCCCCTGGCCGAGCTGCGCACCCACGTGGCGCTGGTCAGCCAGGAGCACCACGTGTTCATCGGCACGCTCACCGACAACGTGGCGATGGTCCGCCCGGACGCCGGCCCCGCCGAGGTCCGCGCCGCGCTGGCCGCGGTCGACGCCCTGGACTGGGCGGAGGCGCTGCCGGACGGGCTGGACACCCGGGTCGGCGCCGGCGGGCATCCGCTCTCGCCGGCCCAGGCGCAGCAGCTCGCGCTGGCCCGGCTGGTGCTCGCCGACCCGCACACACTGGTGCTGGACGAGGCCACCTCGCTGATCGACCCGCGGGCGGCCCGGGCGCTGGAACGGTCGCTGGCCGCGGTGCTCCAGGGCCGGACGGTCATCGCGATCGCGCACCGGCTCTTCTCCGCGCACGACGCGGACCGGGTGGCGGTGGTGGAGGACGGCCGGATCACGGAGCTGGGCTCGCACGACGAGCTGGTAGCGGCCGGCGGCCCGTACGCGGCCCTGTGGCGCTCCTGGCACGGCTGA
- a CDS encoding DUF4142 domain-containing protein has product MAPLESARRRLAHRVILLLVALVAGIGVLPGAAMAAPNPGVQLNAADMTLLNGVRLAGLWEMPAGQMAAEKGQSKRVREIGAEIARQHGVLDQLVVEAANKLGATLPTTPTTQQQGWLTEMQNATGAQFDQIFVTRLRVAHGNIFPVIGAVRASTRDPIVRKLADQTNTFVTNHMLMLESTGLVRWQQLPPPAMPPAQSDSLIAAAGANVGSGGGVQVSTTVVWAVFLLALATGGYATWRLLRRS; this is encoded by the coding sequence ATGGCACCGCTGGAATCCGCACGCCGCCGGCTGGCGCACCGGGTCATCCTGCTGCTCGTCGCGCTCGTCGCGGGGATCGGCGTCCTTCCCGGCGCGGCGATGGCCGCGCCCAACCCCGGTGTGCAGCTCAACGCCGCCGACATGACGCTGCTCAACGGGGTACGACTGGCCGGGCTCTGGGAGATGCCGGCCGGACAGATGGCCGCCGAGAAGGGCCAGTCGAAGCGGGTACGGGAGATCGGCGCGGAGATCGCCCGCCAGCACGGCGTCCTGGACCAGCTCGTGGTCGAGGCCGCGAACAAGCTCGGCGCCACCCTGCCGACCACACCCACCACCCAGCAGCAGGGCTGGCTGACCGAGATGCAGAACGCCACCGGCGCCCAGTTCGACCAGATCTTCGTGACCCGGCTGCGGGTCGCGCACGGCAACATCTTCCCGGTGATCGGCGCGGTACGGGCCAGCACCCGGGACCCGATCGTGCGCAAGCTCGCCGACCAGACCAACACCTTCGTCACCAACCACATGCTGATGCTGGAGAGCACCGGGCTGGTCCGCTGGCAGCAGCTCCCGCCTCCCGCGATGCCCCCGGCGCAGAGCGACTCGCTGATCGCCGCCGCCGGGGCCAACGTCGGCAGCGGCGGCGGGGTCCAGGTCAGCACCACAGTGGTGTGGGCCGTCTTCCTGCTCGCCCTGGCCACCGGCGGGTACGCGACCTGGCGGCTGCTGCGCCGCTCCTGA
- a CDS encoding ROK family protein: protein MRAGPSQDEIRRQNLGALLRYVHVRGATTRAELTTALGLNRSTIGALTADLAGAGLVSEGTPKETGRAGRPSLVVRPESARVYAYAYSIEVDRLRAARVGLGGEVLDRRELERPRNLVAGDAAPLLADAVREMHRAVPPDSICVGAGVAVCGMVRREDGLVRLSPTTGWVDEPIGAALAAELGVDVPITVGNVADVAAFAEHARGVAAGCDNVIYLYGDVGVGAGIIAGGRRLTGHGGYSGEVGHMVVVRDGVLCDCGRRGCWETEIGEHGLLRAAGRSDARGREALLALFDAADRGDARAQTAVRQAGDWLGFGVANLVNIFNPEMVIFGGTMRDLYLAAAAQVRSRLNSNGLPACLEHVRLRTPKLGDDAALIGAAELAFERLLADPLDVG, encoded by the coding sequence ATGCGCGCGGGACCCAGCCAGGACGAGATCCGCCGGCAGAACCTGGGCGCGTTGCTCCGGTACGTGCACGTCCGTGGGGCCACCACCCGCGCGGAGCTGACCACCGCGCTCGGTCTCAACCGCAGCACCATCGGCGCGCTGACCGCCGACCTGGCCGGCGCCGGTCTGGTCAGCGAGGGGACGCCGAAGGAGACCGGCCGGGCCGGACGACCGTCGCTGGTCGTCCGGCCCGAGTCGGCCCGCGTCTACGCGTACGCGTACAGCATCGAGGTGGACCGGCTGCGGGCCGCGCGGGTCGGGCTCGGCGGTGAGGTGCTCGACCGCCGGGAACTGGAACGGCCACGGAACCTGGTCGCCGGGGACGCCGCCCCGCTGCTGGCCGACGCGGTGCGGGAGATGCACCGGGCGGTGCCGCCCGACTCGATCTGCGTGGGCGCCGGGGTGGCGGTCTGCGGCATGGTCCGCCGCGAGGACGGCCTCGTCCGCCTCAGCCCCACCACCGGCTGGGTGGACGAGCCGATCGGCGCGGCGCTCGCCGCCGAACTGGGCGTCGACGTGCCCATCACGGTGGGCAACGTGGCCGACGTGGCGGCGTTCGCCGAGCACGCCCGGGGCGTCGCGGCCGGCTGCGACAACGTCATCTACCTGTACGGGGACGTCGGGGTCGGCGCCGGCATCATCGCCGGTGGGCGGCGGCTCACCGGCCACGGCGGCTACAGCGGCGAGGTCGGGCACATGGTGGTGGTCCGCGACGGCGTGCTCTGCGACTGCGGGCGGCGCGGCTGCTGGGAGACCGAGATCGGCGAGCACGGGCTGCTCCGGGCCGCCGGCCGCTCCGACGCCCGGGGCCGGGAGGCGCTGCTGGCCCTCTTCGACGCCGCCGACCGGGGCGACGCGCGCGCCCAGACCGCGGTGCGGCAGGCCGGCGACTGGCTCGGCTTCGGCGTGGCCAACCTGGTCAACATCTTCAACCCGGAGATGGTCATCTTCGGCGGCACCATGCGCGACCTCTACCTGGCCGCCGCCGCCCAGGTGCGCAGCCGGCTCAACTCCAACGGGCTGCCGGCCTGCCTCGAACACGTGCGGCTGCGTACCCCGAAGCTCGGTGACGACGCGGCGCTCATCGGCGCCGCCGAGCTCGCCTTCGAACGCCTCCTCGCCGACCCGCTGGACGTCGGCTGA
- a CDS encoding sugar ABC transporter permease, translating into MTTTAVKKDGPAAVTPTPAVADHVRNYIARVRGGDLGSLPAVIGLVVLCLVFAIVRPVFFSAANFANLFTQGAAVTVIAMGLIFVLLLGEIDLSAGFASGVCAAILANVVTVLGYPWYVAVAAALATGVVIGLTLGFLVAKVGIPSFVVTLAGFLAFQGVVLLLMKEGTNISIGDDVIVGIENGRIPPAVGWLLAAVAILGYAAAQLLRHRNRAARGLLTDPIAVVGARIVGVAALIGFAVYVLNQERSINTLISSNKGMPVVVPIIAVLLVFWTFVLNRTAYGRHLYAVGGNAEAARRAGINVDRIKISAFVICSGMAAIGGIIAASKDRSVDPNTGGSNVLLYAVGAAVIGGTSLFGGKGRMINAVLGGAVVAVIINGMGLLDLSSGLKYIFTGAVLMLAAGVDALSRRRSAATGTR; encoded by the coding sequence ATGACCACCACCGCTGTGAAGAAGGACGGACCGGCGGCCGTCACACCGACGCCCGCCGTCGCCGACCACGTCCGCAACTACATCGCCCGGGTACGCGGCGGCGACCTCGGCTCCCTGCCCGCCGTCATCGGCCTCGTCGTGCTCTGCCTCGTCTTCGCGATCGTGCGCCCGGTCTTCTTCTCCGCGGCGAACTTCGCCAACCTCTTCACCCAGGGCGCCGCCGTCACGGTGATCGCCATGGGGCTGATCTTCGTGCTGCTGCTCGGTGAGATCGACCTCTCCGCCGGCTTCGCCAGCGGCGTCTGCGCGGCCATCCTGGCCAACGTCGTCACCGTGCTCGGCTACCCCTGGTACGTGGCGGTGGCAGCCGCCCTCGCCACAGGCGTGGTCATCGGTCTGACGCTCGGCTTCCTCGTGGCCAAGGTGGGCATCCCCTCGTTCGTGGTCACCCTGGCCGGCTTCCTGGCCTTCCAGGGTGTGGTGCTGCTGCTCATGAAGGAGGGCACCAACATCTCGATCGGTGACGACGTGATCGTCGGCATCGAGAACGGCCGGATCCCGCCGGCCGTCGGCTGGCTGCTGGCCGCCGTCGCGATCCTCGGGTACGCCGCCGCGCAGCTGCTGCGCCACCGGAACCGGGCCGCCCGCGGCCTGCTCACCGACCCGATCGCCGTGGTGGGCGCCCGGATCGTCGGGGTGGCCGCCCTGATCGGCTTCGCCGTCTACGTGCTCAACCAGGAGCGCAGCATCAACACGCTGATCTCGTCGAACAAGGGCATGCCGGTGGTCGTTCCGATCATCGCGGTCCTGCTGGTCTTCTGGACGTTCGTGCTCAACCGCACCGCGTACGGCCGGCACCTCTACGCCGTCGGCGGCAACGCGGAGGCCGCGCGCCGGGCCGGCATCAACGTGGACCGGATCAAGATCTCCGCCTTCGTGATCTGCTCGGGGATGGCGGCCATCGGCGGCATCATCGCGGCCAGCAAGGACCGGTCGGTCGACCCCAACACTGGCGGCAGCAACGTCCTGCTCTACGCGGTCGGCGCGGCCGTCATCGGCGGCACCAGCCTCTTCGGCGGCAAGGGCCGGATGATCAACGCGGTGCTCGGCGGCGCCGTGGTGGCTGTCATCATCAACGGCATGGGACTGCTGGACCTCAGCTCCGGCCTGAAGTACATCTTCACGGGCGCGGTGCTCATGCTCGCCGCCGGTGTCGACGCCCTGTCGCGGCGCCGCTCGGCCGCGACCGGCACCCGCTGA
- a CDS encoding ATP-binding cassette domain-containing protein encodes MSATPLLELRGIDKSFGPVQVLRDVAFSAHPGEVTALVGDNGAGKSTLVKCISGIYPTDAGEILFDGRPVTIHNPRDAAALGIEVVYQDLALCDNLDIVQNMFLGREKRSGVVLDEPTMEQLAAETLAGLSVRTVKSLRQHVSSLSGGQRQTVAIAKAVLWNSKLVILDEPTAALGVAQTAQVLELVRRLADKGLAVVLISHNMNDVFAVSDRIAALYLGQMVAQVKTTEITHSQVVELITAGRSGNLGLGAGSGNGSETADATPGALR; translated from the coding sequence GTGTCCGCGACCCCCCTGCTGGAGCTACGCGGGATCGACAAGAGCTTCGGTCCCGTCCAGGTTCTGCGCGACGTCGCCTTCTCGGCCCATCCGGGTGAGGTGACCGCGCTGGTCGGCGACAACGGCGCCGGCAAGTCGACCCTGGTGAAGTGCATCAGCGGCATCTACCCCACCGATGCCGGCGAGATCCTCTTCGACGGGCGACCGGTGACCATCCACAACCCGCGGGACGCCGCCGCGCTCGGCATCGAGGTGGTCTACCAGGACCTCGCGCTCTGCGACAACCTCGACATCGTGCAGAACATGTTCCTGGGCCGGGAGAAGCGCAGCGGGGTGGTGCTGGACGAGCCGACCATGGAGCAGTTGGCGGCCGAGACCCTGGCCGGGCTGAGCGTCCGCACCGTCAAGTCGCTGCGCCAGCACGTGTCCAGCCTGTCCGGCGGGCAGCGGCAGACCGTGGCCATCGCCAAGGCCGTGCTCTGGAACAGCAAGCTGGTCATCCTGGACGAGCCGACCGCCGCCCTCGGCGTCGCGCAGACGGCCCAGGTGCTGGAGTTGGTCCGCCGGCTGGCCGACAAGGGCCTGGCCGTGGTGCTCATCTCGCACAACATGAACGACGTCTTCGCCGTGTCCGACCGGATCGCCGCGCTCTACCTCGGCCAGATGGTCGCCCAGGTGAAGACCACCGAGATCACTCACTCGCAGGTGGTCGAGCTGATCACCGCCGGCCGCTCCGGCAACCTCGGCCTCGGCGCCGGGTCGGGCAACGGCAGCGAGACCGCCGACGCGACCCCGGGAGCCCTTCGATGA